Proteins from a genomic interval of Danio rerio strain Tuebingen ecotype United States chromosome 4, GRCz12tu, whole genome shotgun sequence:
- the LOC137491242 gene encoding uncharacterized protein, whose translation MAFIKEESEDVKIEETFTVKQEDLQEQTDLIKDYEESKEEEHHVKIEDKTHLETDCVLKVRDKSCFTCTPCDKSLASKSKLKTHMRIHTGEKPFTCTQCGKSFSKSSSLYRHMKIHTGEKPFTCTHCGKSFNHSSFLNLHMRIHTGEKPLTCPQCGKSFSKSSSLYRHMKIHTGEKPFTCTQCGKSFSCSSSLNKHMRIHTGEKPFTCTQCGKSFSLSTSLHQHMRIHTGEKPFTCPQCGKIFSKSSSLNLHMRIHTGEKPFTCPQCGKSFIHSSHLKNHMKIHTSVKEYVCLECEKTFITAAELKRHQRIHTGEKPYKCSHCSKRFTQLGTLKKHQRIHAGDKL comes from the exons atggcgtttattaaagaggagagtgaagatgtgaagattgaagagacattcacagtcaaacaggaagatctgcaggaacaaacag acctaattaaagactacgaggagagtaaagaggaggaacatcatgtcaaaattgaggacaaaactcatttagagactgaTTGTGTGTTAAAAGTGAGAGACAAGAGTTGTTTTACCTGCACTCCGTGTGACAAGagtttggcaagcaaaagcaaattaaagactcacatgaggattcacactggagagaaaccatttacatgcactcagtgtgggaagagttttagcaaatcatcatcgctttatagacacatgaagatccacaccggagaaaaaccattcacatgcactcattgtgggaagagtttcaaccactcATCAttccttaatctacacatgaggatccacactggagagaaaccattaacatgccctcagtgtgggaagagttttagcaaatcatcgtcgctttatagacacatgaagatccacaccggagaaaaacctttcacatgcactcagtgtgggaagagttttagctgctcatcatcccttaataaacacatgaggatccataccggagaaaaaccattcacttgcacgcagtgtgggaagagtttcagcctatcaaCATCCCttcatcaacacatgaggatccacactggagagaaaccattcacatgccctcagtgtgggaagattttcagcaaatcatcatcccttaatctacacatgaggatccacactggagagaaaccattcacatgccctcagtgtgggaagagtttcatccactcatcacaccttaaaAACCACATGAAGATTCACACTAGTGTAAAAGAGTATGTGTGCttggagtgtgagaagacttttattacagctgcagaattgaaacggcaccagaggattcacactggagaaaaaccgtacaagtgttcacactgcagtaAGAGGTTTACTCAATTAGGAACCCTGAAAAAACATCAGAGGATTCACGCTGGAGATAAACTGTAG